In Phyllopteryx taeniolatus isolate TA_2022b chromosome 22, UOR_Ptae_1.2, whole genome shotgun sequence, one DNA window encodes the following:
- the abcc9 gene encoding ATP-binding cassette sub-family C member 9 isoform X1 — translation MALSFCGNDKSKSGYNVDDGVLNNGCFVDALNLVPHVFLLFITFPILFIGWGSQSSKVQIHHNTWLHFPGHNLRWILTFSLLFVHVCEFAEGVVSNKMMDTNHLHLFVPAFMGFVAATTSVVYYHNIETSNFPKLLLVLFIYWVLAFITKSIKLWKFVAYKVGTPQLRFCITLLLVLLYGLLMAVEINVIRIRKYVFFANPQKVKPPEDLQDLGVRFLQPFVNLLSKATYWWMNPLIIGAHKRPIELKKIGKLPIAMRALTNYLRLKDAYEDQRTAENPERAPSIWRSMYRAFGRPILLSSTFRYLADLLGFAGPLCISGIVKNLTQEEGGAAASDKIRERYFGVHFMLSTELLQNPSVLAVLLFLALVLQRTFLQASYYVTIETGINLRGALLAMIYNKILRLSTSNMSMGEMTLGQINNLVAIETNQLMWFLFLCPNLWAMPVQIVMGVILLYYLLDWSALVGASVIVLLAPVQYLIATKLADMQKSTLEHSTDRLKKTSEILKGIKLLKLYAWENIFCDSVEETRGKELTSLKTFAFYTSMSIFMNAAIPIAAVLATFVMHYFITNTGPSPEEAFATLALFNILVTPLFLLSTVVRFAVKALVSVQKLGEFLQSDEIGDDTWRNGDMSVPSEAAKKHPAATKAINRKQPLRYQMDNYEQPSRRQMRPSETEDVAVKVSNGCFTWGSNLSTLTDINIRIPTGQLTMIVGQVGCGKSSLLLAMLGEMQSISGRVHWSKPPDGEMFYQGTFSYPEAAQDEAGDRAASKNRYSVAYATQKSWLLNATVEDNITFGSPFNKQRYKAVIDACSLQLDIDLLPFGDQTEIGERGINLSGGQRQRICVARALYQNTNIVFLDDPFSALDIHLSDHLMQDGILKFLQDDKRTVVLVTHKLQYLIHADWIIAMKDGSVLREGTLKDIQTHDVELYDHWKTLMNRQDQELEKDMEQDSQTTLERKTLRRAFYSREAKNQADDEDEEEEEEEEEEDNLSTITNRRSKVPWKVCLCYLSSGGFFMVFLMMSSKLLKHSVIVAIDYWLAIWTSNHTNQTMVVGPNGTCQTHVVSSNTTLTGSVKLEDSFYLTVFMILCAAGITLCLITSLTVEFLGLSAATNLHHNLLNKIIHAPLRFFDITPLGQILNRFSADTNIIDQHIPPTLESLTRSTLLCLSAIGVISSITHTFIIALVPLAVAFYFIQKYFRVASKDLQDLDDSTQLPLLCHFSETAEGLTTIRAFRHEARFKQRMLELTDTNNTAYLFLSAANRWLEVRTDYLGAVIVLAAAGASIWGLDCGQPSGGEVGLALTYALTVTNYLNWVVRNLADLEVQMAAVKKVNSFLSTESENYEGSMDSSQVPETWPQDGEIKIQDLCVRYDALLKPVLKHVNAYIQPGQKVGICGRTGSGKSSLSLAFFNMVDIFEGKIVIDGIDICKLPLQTLRSRLSIILQDPILFSGSIRFNLDPERTCNDERLWEALEIAQLKNMVKALPGGLDAVVTEGAENFSVGQRQLFCLARAFVRKSSILIMDEATASIDMATENILQKVVMTAFADRTVVTIAHRVHTILTADQVIVMKRGNILEYGKPETLLEQEDGMFASFVKADM, via the exons ATGGCCTTGTCGTTTTGCGGCAACGACAAGAGCAAGAGCGGCTACAACGTGGACGACGGCGTGCTGAACAACGGCTGCTTCGTGGACGCCCTCAACCTGGTGCCTCATGTCTTCTTGCTCTTCATCACCTTCCCCATCCTCTTCATCG GATGGGGCAGCCAGAGCTCCAAGGTGCAAATCCATCACAACACGTGGCTTCACTTCCCGGGACACAACCTGAGGTGGATCCTCACCTTCTCGCTGCTCTTCGTTCACGTCTGCGAGTTTGCCGAGGGCGTGGTGTCCAACAA GATGATGGACACCAACCACCTGCACCTGTTCGTGCCCGCCTTCATGGGCTTCGTGGCGGCCACCACGTCGGTGGTCTACTACCACAACATCGAGACCTCCAACTTCCCCAAACTTCTCCTCG TGCTGTTCATCTACTGGGTGCTGGCCTTCATCACCAAGTCCATCAAGCTGTGGAAGTTCGTGGCGtacaaggtgggcacaccacAGCTGAGGTTCTGCATCACGTTGCTGCTGGTGCTGCTCTACGGCCTCCTCATGGCCGTCGAGATCAACGTGATCAGGATCAGG AAGTACGTCTTCTTCGCCAACCCTCAGAAGGTGAAGCCCCCCGAAGACTTGCAGGACCTGGGGGTCCGTTTCCTGCAGCCCTTCGTCAACCTGCTGTCAAAG GCGACGTATTGGTGGATGAACCCCCTCATCATCGGCGCCCACAAGAGGCCCATCGAGCTGAAGAAGATCGGCAAGCTGCCCATCGCCATGCGGGCTCTGACCAACTACCTGCGGCTCAAAGACGCCTACGAGGACCAGCGG ACGGCCGAGAACCCGGAGCGAGCGCCGTCCATCTGGCGCTCCATGTACCGTGCGTTCGGGCGGCCGATCCTGCTCAGCAGCACCTTCCGCTACCTGGCCGACCTGCTGGGCTTCGCCGGGCCGCTGTGCATCTCGGGCATCGTCAAGAACCTGACGCAGGAGGAAGGCGGCGCCGCCGCTTCCGACAAGATTAGG GAGAGGTACTTCGGCGTCCACTTCATGCTGTCCACCGAGCTGCTCCAGAACCCGTCGGTTCTGGCCGTGCTGCTCTTCCTGGCGCTGGTGCTGCAGAGGACCTTCCTGCAGGCATCCTACTACGTCACCATAGAAACGGGCATCAACCTGCGGGGAGCCCTGTTG GCCATGATTTACAACAAGATCCTGCGTCTGTCCACGTCCAACATGTCCATGGGCGAGATGACGCTGGGCCAGATCAACAACCTGGTCGCCATAGAGACCAATCAGCTCATGTGGTTCCTCTTCCTGTGCCCTAATCTGTGGGCGATGCCTGTGCAG atcGTGATGGGAGTCATTCTCCTGTACTACTTGCTGGACTGGAGCGCATTAGTCGGAGCTTCCGTCATCGTTCTTCTGGCTCCGGTCCAGTACCTCATTGCCACCAAGCTGGCCGACATGCAGAAGAGCACGCTG GAGCACTCCACCGATCGCCTGAAGAAGACCTCGGAGATCCTGAAGGGCATCAAGCTGCTGAAGCTGTACGCGTGGGAGAACATTTTCTGTGACAGCGTGGAGGAGACGCGAGGCAAAGAGCTGACCAGCCTCAAGACCTTTGCCTTCTACACATCCATGTCAA TCTTCATGAACGCCGCCATTCCCATCGCTGCTGTCCTGGCG ACCTTCGTCATGCATTACTTCATCACCAACACCGGTCCGAGCCCCGAGGAGGCCTTCGCCACACTGGCGCTCTTCAACATCCTGGTCACGCCGCTCTTCCTGCTCTCCACCGTCGTCAGGTTCGCCGTCAAGGCACTCGTCAG TGTCCAGAAGCTGGGCGAGTTCCTCCAGAGCGACGAGATCGGAGACGACACCTGGAGGAACGGAGACATGTCCGTTCCCTCGGAGGCGGCCAAGAAACACCCTGCAGCG ACCAAAGCCATCAACAGGAAGCAGCCTCTGCGCTACCAGATGGACAACTACGAGCAGCCGTCCAGGCGGCAGATGAGACCCAGTGAGACGGAGGATGTGGCTGTCAAG GTGAGCAACGGATGCTTCACCTGGGGAAGCAACCTGTCCACGCTGACCGATATCAACATCCGCATCCCGACAG GCCAGCTGACCATGATCGTGGGCCAGGTGGGCTGCGGGAAGTCATCGCTGCTGCTGGCCATGCTGGGCGAGATGCAGAGCATCAGCGGCCGCGTCCACTGGAGCAA GCCGCCTGATGGCGAGATGTTCTACCAGGGCACGTTCAG CTACCCGGAAGCGGCTCAGGACGAGGCCGGCGACCGCGCCGCAAG CAAGAACAGGTATTCGGTGGCCTACGCGACCCAGAAGTCCTggctgctcaacgccaccgtgGAGGACAACATCACCTTCGGGAGCCCCTTCAACAAGCAAAG GTACAAGGCGGTCATCGACGCCTGCTCTCTCCAACTGGACATCGACCTGCTCCCCTTCGGAGACCAAACGGAGATCGGAGAGCGA GGCATCAACCTGAGCGGCGGGCAGCGTCAGAGGATCTGCGTGGCTCGAGCGCTCTACCAGAACACCAACATCGTCTTCCTG GACGACCCCTTCTCCGCACTGGACATCCACCTGAGCGACCACCTGATGCAGGACGGCATCCTCAAGTTCCTGCAGGACGACAAGCGGACCGTGGTTCTGGTCACCCACAAGCTGCAGTACCTCATCCATGCCGACTGG ATCATCGCCATGAAGGACGGCTCCGTGCTGAGGGAAGGAACTTTGAAGGACATCCAGACGCACGACGTGGAGCTCTACGACCACTGGAAGACGCTCATGAACCGGCAGGACCAGGAGTTGGAGAAG GACATGGAGCAGGACAGCCAAACCACGCTGGAGAGGAAGACCCTCCGCCGAGCCTTCTACTCTAGAGAAGCCAAGAACCAGGCGGATGATGAGGACGAAG aggaggaagaagaggaggaagaggaggataaCTTGTCCACCATCACAAACAGAAGGTCCAAGGTCCCGTGGAAG GTCTGTTTGTGCTACCTATCCTCCGGTGGCTTCTTCATGGTCTTCCTCATGATGTCCTCCAAGCTCCTCAAGCACTCGGTCATCGTGGCCATCGACTATTGGTTGGCCATCTGGACCTCCAACCACACCAACCAGACCATGGTGGTGGGACCCAACGGAACATGCCAGACCCACGTCGTCAGCAGCAACACCACGCTCACCGGCAGCGTCAAACTGGAG GACTCCTTCTACCTGACGGTGTTCATGATTCTGTGCGCGGCTGGGATCACACTGTGCCTCATCACCTCGCTCACTGTGGAGTTCCTCGGTCTCTCTGCTGCCACCAACCTTCACCACAACCTGCTCAACAAGATCATCCACGCTCCTCTCAG GTTTTTTGACATCACCCCCCTGGGGCAGATCCTCAACAGATTCTCAGCTGATACAAACATCATCGACCAA CACATTCCGCCTACCTTGGAGTCTTTGACGCGTTCCACCTTGCTTTGCTTGTCTGCCATCGGGGTTATTTCCTCTATCACGCACACCTTCATCATTGCACTGGTCCCCCTGGCTGTGGCCTTCTACTTCATACAGaagtacttccgggtggcatcCAA AGACCTTCAGGACCTAGATGACTCCACACAACTCCCACTGCTGTGTCACTTCTCCGAGACGGCTGAAGGTCTCACCACCATCAGAGCCTTTAG ACACGAGGCTCGCTTCAAGCAGCGCATGCTGGAGCTGACCGACACAAACAACACGGCCTACTTGTTCCTCTCGGCCGCCAACCGCTGGCTGGAGGTCCGCACG GACTACCTGGGCGCCGTCATCGTGCTGGCTGCGGCCGGGGCGTCCATTTGGGGTTTGGATTGCGGTCAACCATCCGGAGGTGAGGTGGGCCTGGCTCTCACTTATGCCCTCACG GTCACCAACTACTTGAACTGGGTGGTGAGGAACCTGGCTGACTTGGAGGTGCAGATGGCGGCGGTGAAAAAAGTCAACAGCTTCCTGAGTACTGAGTCTGAAAACTACGAAGGATCCATGG ATTCTTCTCAGGTGCCAGAGACGTGGCCTCAAGACGGAGAGATCAAGATCCAAGACCTGTGCGTGCGCTACGACGCTCTGCTCAAACCCGTGCTCAAGCACGTCAACGCCTACATCCAGCCGGGCCAGAAG GTGGGAATCTGCGGCCGCACGGGAAGCGGCAAGTCCTCGCTGTCCTTGGCCTTCTTCAACATGGTGGACATTTTTGAAG gaAAGATCGTCATAGACGGGATTGACATCTGCAAACTTCCCCTGCAGACGCTCCGGTCTCGCCTGTCCATCATCCTGCAGGACCCCATCTTGTTTAGTGGCTCCATAag GTTCAATCTGGATCCGGAGCGGACGTGCAACGACGAGCGCCTGTGGGAGGCGCTGGAGATCGCGCAGCTGAAGAACATGGTCAAGGCGTTACCGGGAGGTCTCG ATGCGGTGGTGACGGAAGGCGCCGAGAACTTCAGCGTGGGTCAGCGGCAGCTCTTCTGTTTGGCTCGGGCGTTTGTGCGGAAGAGCAGCATCCTCATCATGGACGAGGCCACCGCCTCCATTGACATGGCaacg gaGAACATCTTACAGAAAGTTGTGATGACGGCGTTTGCGGACCGAACAGTGGTCACCATCGCA CACCGCGTGCACACCATCCTCACGGCCGACCAGGTCATCGTCATGAAGCGCGGCAACATCCTGGAGTACGGCAAGCCCGAGACGCTTCTGGAGCAGGAGGACGGCATGTTCGCGTCCTTCGTCAAGGCCGACATgtag
- the abcc9 gene encoding ATP-binding cassette sub-family C member 9 isoform X3, with protein sequence MALSFCGNDKSKSGYNVDDGVLNNGCFVDALNLVPHVFLLFITFPILFIGWGSQSSKVQIHHNTWLHFPGHNLRWILTFSLLFVHVCEFAEGVVSNKMMDTNHLHLFVPAFMGFVAATTSVVYYHNIETSNFPKLLLVLFIYWVLAFITKSIKLWKFVAYKVGTPQLRFCITLLLVLLYGLLMAVEINVIRIRKYVFFANPQKVKPPEDLQDLGVRFLQPFVNLLSKATYWWMNPLIIGAHKRPIELKKIGKLPIAMRALTNYLRLKDAYEDQRTAENPERAPSIWRSMYRAFGRPILLSSTFRYLADLLGFAGPLCISGIVKNLTQEEGGAAASDKIRERYFGVHFMLSTELLQNPSVLAVLLFLALVLQRTFLQASYYVTIETGINLRGALLAMIYNKILRLSTSNMSMGEMTLGQINNLVAIETNQLMWFLFLCPNLWAMPVQIVMGVILLYYLLDWSALVGASVIVLLAPVQYLIATKLADMQKSTLEHSTDRLKKTSEILKGIKLLKLYAWENIFCDSVEETRGKELTSLKTFAFYTSMSIFMNAAIPIAAVLATFVMHYFITNTGPSPEEAFATLALFNILVTPLFLLSTVVRFAVKALVSVQKLGEFLQSDEIGDDTWRNGDMSVPSEAAKKHPAATKAINRKQPLRYQMDNYEQPSRRQMRPSETEDVAVKVSNGCFTWGSNLSTLTDINIRIPTGQLTMIVGQVGCGKSSLLLAMLGEMQSISGRVHWSNKNRYSVAYATQKSWLLNATVEDNITFGSPFNKQRYKAVIDACSLQLDIDLLPFGDQTEIGERGINLSGGQRQRICVARALYQNTNIVFLDDPFSALDIHLSDHLMQDGILKFLQDDKRTVVLVTHKLQYLIHADWIIAMKDGSVLREGTLKDIQTHDVELYDHWKTLMNRQDQELEKDMEQDSQTTLERKTLRRAFYSREAKNQADDEDEEEEEEEEEEDNLSTITNRRSKVPWKVCLCYLSSGGFFMVFLMMSSKLLKHSVIVAIDYWLAIWTSNHTNQTMVVGPNGTCQTHVVSSNTTLTGSVKLEDSFYLTVFMILCAAGITLCLITSLTVEFLGLSAATNLHHNLLNKIIHAPLRFFDITPLGQILNRFSADTNIIDQHIPPTLESLTRSTLLCLSAIGVISSITHTFIIALVPLAVAFYFIQKYFRVASKDLQDLDDSTQLPLLCHFSETAEGLTTIRAFRHEARFKQRMLELTDTNNTAYLFLSAANRWLEVRTDYLGAVIVLAAAGASIWGLDCGQPSGGEVGLALTYALTVTNYLNWVVRNLADLEVQMAAVKKVNSFLSTESENYEGSMDSSQVPETWPQDGEIKIQDLCVRYDALLKPVLKHVNAYIQPGQKVGICGRTGSGKSSLSLAFFNMVDIFEGKIVIDGIDICKLPLQTLRSRLSIILQDPILFSGSIRFNLDPERTCNDERLWEALEIAQLKNMVKALPGGLDAVVTEGAENFSVGQRQLFCLARAFVRKSSILIMDEATASIDMATENILQKVVMTAFADRTVVTIAHRVHTILTADQVIVMKRGNILEYGKPETLLEQEDGMFASFVKADM encoded by the exons ATGGCCTTGTCGTTTTGCGGCAACGACAAGAGCAAGAGCGGCTACAACGTGGACGACGGCGTGCTGAACAACGGCTGCTTCGTGGACGCCCTCAACCTGGTGCCTCATGTCTTCTTGCTCTTCATCACCTTCCCCATCCTCTTCATCG GATGGGGCAGCCAGAGCTCCAAGGTGCAAATCCATCACAACACGTGGCTTCACTTCCCGGGACACAACCTGAGGTGGATCCTCACCTTCTCGCTGCTCTTCGTTCACGTCTGCGAGTTTGCCGAGGGCGTGGTGTCCAACAA GATGATGGACACCAACCACCTGCACCTGTTCGTGCCCGCCTTCATGGGCTTCGTGGCGGCCACCACGTCGGTGGTCTACTACCACAACATCGAGACCTCCAACTTCCCCAAACTTCTCCTCG TGCTGTTCATCTACTGGGTGCTGGCCTTCATCACCAAGTCCATCAAGCTGTGGAAGTTCGTGGCGtacaaggtgggcacaccacAGCTGAGGTTCTGCATCACGTTGCTGCTGGTGCTGCTCTACGGCCTCCTCATGGCCGTCGAGATCAACGTGATCAGGATCAGG AAGTACGTCTTCTTCGCCAACCCTCAGAAGGTGAAGCCCCCCGAAGACTTGCAGGACCTGGGGGTCCGTTTCCTGCAGCCCTTCGTCAACCTGCTGTCAAAG GCGACGTATTGGTGGATGAACCCCCTCATCATCGGCGCCCACAAGAGGCCCATCGAGCTGAAGAAGATCGGCAAGCTGCCCATCGCCATGCGGGCTCTGACCAACTACCTGCGGCTCAAAGACGCCTACGAGGACCAGCGG ACGGCCGAGAACCCGGAGCGAGCGCCGTCCATCTGGCGCTCCATGTACCGTGCGTTCGGGCGGCCGATCCTGCTCAGCAGCACCTTCCGCTACCTGGCCGACCTGCTGGGCTTCGCCGGGCCGCTGTGCATCTCGGGCATCGTCAAGAACCTGACGCAGGAGGAAGGCGGCGCCGCCGCTTCCGACAAGATTAGG GAGAGGTACTTCGGCGTCCACTTCATGCTGTCCACCGAGCTGCTCCAGAACCCGTCGGTTCTGGCCGTGCTGCTCTTCCTGGCGCTGGTGCTGCAGAGGACCTTCCTGCAGGCATCCTACTACGTCACCATAGAAACGGGCATCAACCTGCGGGGAGCCCTGTTG GCCATGATTTACAACAAGATCCTGCGTCTGTCCACGTCCAACATGTCCATGGGCGAGATGACGCTGGGCCAGATCAACAACCTGGTCGCCATAGAGACCAATCAGCTCATGTGGTTCCTCTTCCTGTGCCCTAATCTGTGGGCGATGCCTGTGCAG atcGTGATGGGAGTCATTCTCCTGTACTACTTGCTGGACTGGAGCGCATTAGTCGGAGCTTCCGTCATCGTTCTTCTGGCTCCGGTCCAGTACCTCATTGCCACCAAGCTGGCCGACATGCAGAAGAGCACGCTG GAGCACTCCACCGATCGCCTGAAGAAGACCTCGGAGATCCTGAAGGGCATCAAGCTGCTGAAGCTGTACGCGTGGGAGAACATTTTCTGTGACAGCGTGGAGGAGACGCGAGGCAAAGAGCTGACCAGCCTCAAGACCTTTGCCTTCTACACATCCATGTCAA TCTTCATGAACGCCGCCATTCCCATCGCTGCTGTCCTGGCG ACCTTCGTCATGCATTACTTCATCACCAACACCGGTCCGAGCCCCGAGGAGGCCTTCGCCACACTGGCGCTCTTCAACATCCTGGTCACGCCGCTCTTCCTGCTCTCCACCGTCGTCAGGTTCGCCGTCAAGGCACTCGTCAG TGTCCAGAAGCTGGGCGAGTTCCTCCAGAGCGACGAGATCGGAGACGACACCTGGAGGAACGGAGACATGTCCGTTCCCTCGGAGGCGGCCAAGAAACACCCTGCAGCG ACCAAAGCCATCAACAGGAAGCAGCCTCTGCGCTACCAGATGGACAACTACGAGCAGCCGTCCAGGCGGCAGATGAGACCCAGTGAGACGGAGGATGTGGCTGTCAAG GTGAGCAACGGATGCTTCACCTGGGGAAGCAACCTGTCCACGCTGACCGATATCAACATCCGCATCCCGACAG GCCAGCTGACCATGATCGTGGGCCAGGTGGGCTGCGGGAAGTCATCGCTGCTGCTGGCCATGCTGGGCGAGATGCAGAGCATCAGCGGCCGCGTCCACTGGAGCAA CAAGAACAGGTATTCGGTGGCCTACGCGACCCAGAAGTCCTggctgctcaacgccaccgtgGAGGACAACATCACCTTCGGGAGCCCCTTCAACAAGCAAAG GTACAAGGCGGTCATCGACGCCTGCTCTCTCCAACTGGACATCGACCTGCTCCCCTTCGGAGACCAAACGGAGATCGGAGAGCGA GGCATCAACCTGAGCGGCGGGCAGCGTCAGAGGATCTGCGTGGCTCGAGCGCTCTACCAGAACACCAACATCGTCTTCCTG GACGACCCCTTCTCCGCACTGGACATCCACCTGAGCGACCACCTGATGCAGGACGGCATCCTCAAGTTCCTGCAGGACGACAAGCGGACCGTGGTTCTGGTCACCCACAAGCTGCAGTACCTCATCCATGCCGACTGG ATCATCGCCATGAAGGACGGCTCCGTGCTGAGGGAAGGAACTTTGAAGGACATCCAGACGCACGACGTGGAGCTCTACGACCACTGGAAGACGCTCATGAACCGGCAGGACCAGGAGTTGGAGAAG GACATGGAGCAGGACAGCCAAACCACGCTGGAGAGGAAGACCCTCCGCCGAGCCTTCTACTCTAGAGAAGCCAAGAACCAGGCGGATGATGAGGACGAAG aggaggaagaagaggaggaagaggaggataaCTTGTCCACCATCACAAACAGAAGGTCCAAGGTCCCGTGGAAG GTCTGTTTGTGCTACCTATCCTCCGGTGGCTTCTTCATGGTCTTCCTCATGATGTCCTCCAAGCTCCTCAAGCACTCGGTCATCGTGGCCATCGACTATTGGTTGGCCATCTGGACCTCCAACCACACCAACCAGACCATGGTGGTGGGACCCAACGGAACATGCCAGACCCACGTCGTCAGCAGCAACACCACGCTCACCGGCAGCGTCAAACTGGAG GACTCCTTCTACCTGACGGTGTTCATGATTCTGTGCGCGGCTGGGATCACACTGTGCCTCATCACCTCGCTCACTGTGGAGTTCCTCGGTCTCTCTGCTGCCACCAACCTTCACCACAACCTGCTCAACAAGATCATCCACGCTCCTCTCAG GTTTTTTGACATCACCCCCCTGGGGCAGATCCTCAACAGATTCTCAGCTGATACAAACATCATCGACCAA CACATTCCGCCTACCTTGGAGTCTTTGACGCGTTCCACCTTGCTTTGCTTGTCTGCCATCGGGGTTATTTCCTCTATCACGCACACCTTCATCATTGCACTGGTCCCCCTGGCTGTGGCCTTCTACTTCATACAGaagtacttccgggtggcatcCAA AGACCTTCAGGACCTAGATGACTCCACACAACTCCCACTGCTGTGTCACTTCTCCGAGACGGCTGAAGGTCTCACCACCATCAGAGCCTTTAG ACACGAGGCTCGCTTCAAGCAGCGCATGCTGGAGCTGACCGACACAAACAACACGGCCTACTTGTTCCTCTCGGCCGCCAACCGCTGGCTGGAGGTCCGCACG GACTACCTGGGCGCCGTCATCGTGCTGGCTGCGGCCGGGGCGTCCATTTGGGGTTTGGATTGCGGTCAACCATCCGGAGGTGAGGTGGGCCTGGCTCTCACTTATGCCCTCACG GTCACCAACTACTTGAACTGGGTGGTGAGGAACCTGGCTGACTTGGAGGTGCAGATGGCGGCGGTGAAAAAAGTCAACAGCTTCCTGAGTACTGAGTCTGAAAACTACGAAGGATCCATGG ATTCTTCTCAGGTGCCAGAGACGTGGCCTCAAGACGGAGAGATCAAGATCCAAGACCTGTGCGTGCGCTACGACGCTCTGCTCAAACCCGTGCTCAAGCACGTCAACGCCTACATCCAGCCGGGCCAGAAG GTGGGAATCTGCGGCCGCACGGGAAGCGGCAAGTCCTCGCTGTCCTTGGCCTTCTTCAACATGGTGGACATTTTTGAAG gaAAGATCGTCATAGACGGGATTGACATCTGCAAACTTCCCCTGCAGACGCTCCGGTCTCGCCTGTCCATCATCCTGCAGGACCCCATCTTGTTTAGTGGCTCCATAag GTTCAATCTGGATCCGGAGCGGACGTGCAACGACGAGCGCCTGTGGGAGGCGCTGGAGATCGCGCAGCTGAAGAACATGGTCAAGGCGTTACCGGGAGGTCTCG ATGCGGTGGTGACGGAAGGCGCCGAGAACTTCAGCGTGGGTCAGCGGCAGCTCTTCTGTTTGGCTCGGGCGTTTGTGCGGAAGAGCAGCATCCTCATCATGGACGAGGCCACCGCCTCCATTGACATGGCaacg gaGAACATCTTACAGAAAGTTGTGATGACGGCGTTTGCGGACCGAACAGTGGTCACCATCGCA CACCGCGTGCACACCATCCTCACGGCCGACCAGGTCATCGTCATGAAGCGCGGCAACATCCTGGAGTACGGCAAGCCCGAGACGCTTCTGGAGCAGGAGGACGGCATGTTCGCGTCCTTCGTCAAGGCCGACATgtag